From the Acidobacteriota bacterium genome, one window contains:
- a CDS encoding rhomboid family intramembrane serine protease, which produces MSILIFILLIIFLALVSSFIPIGNENSTVRRLPWITFSIMALNVIVFYVTLPVVAGQLDEMTKIGTRMEQFIKQHEELLADPDVRKKLAEVGVISKFEADALEEQLKHAPEIAAQYKEWLATLEAQRLRDELDQKLIAFKDLAKESLWYKYGLAPNGDWKPHQLITAAFLHGGSLHLFGNLIFFFAVAFSLEDLWGRGVFLGFYLLGAAASCIPGLVNPAAVPSIGASGAISATMGAFLFRLPKTKIKLLCLHFWWLRLLFGKKPIVVMVPGYIYLASYFIAQVVYWYFDKKAGSVSNVGYSIHIAGFVFGAGFAIMMKLTKYEEEHINPKIEAMVSFSAAPAVTQALEALDKGDAVLAERKLRAHLGKQPNDTNALLTAIQLYQQTSNFDRLNAMYARLIRQHLVNKDKEAALYAYDGLLSAFPDDNVAPRIPARDWLTICEYLKESDMNREAAVEYERLVNAWPDDPLVSQAAVQGGEVALSVADPDRAIELFKKAEAMQALEPYGARARMGIDKCNRILEGRGNWAKHPPRAPEKPIEKLSF; this is translated from the coding sequence ATGTCCATCCTGATCTTCATACTCCTCATAATTTTCCTTGCCCTGGTTTCCTCCTTCATACCGATAGGCAACGAGAATTCGACCGTTCGCCGCTTGCCATGGATCACCTTCTCGATCATGGCGCTTAACGTGATTGTCTTCTACGTCACCTTGCCGGTGGTTGCCGGCCAGCTCGACGAGATGACAAAAATCGGGACCAGGATGGAACAGTTCATAAAGCAGCATGAAGAGTTGCTGGCTGACCCGGACGTGCGAAAGAAGCTCGCCGAAGTAGGAGTGATAAGCAAGTTCGAAGCAGACGCTCTCGAGGAGCAGCTCAAACACGCTCCGGAAATCGCAGCTCAGTACAAGGAATGGCTCGCCACCCTCGAAGCCCAAAGGCTGCGAGACGAGCTTGATCAAAAACTCATCGCATTCAAGGACCTCGCAAAAGAAAGTCTATGGTACAAGTACGGGCTCGCCCCGAACGGCGACTGGAAGCCGCATCAACTGATCACCGCCGCGTTCTTGCATGGCGGCAGCCTTCACCTGTTCGGCAACCTGATCTTCTTCTTTGCCGTGGCCTTCAGTCTCGAGGATCTCTGGGGCCGAGGTGTGTTTCTCGGTTTCTATCTTCTCGGCGCTGCGGCTTCGTGCATACCGGGCTTAGTCAATCCTGCAGCCGTGCCTTCGATAGGCGCATCAGGGGCAATCTCAGCGACGATGGGCGCCTTTCTGTTCAGGCTGCCAAAGACGAAGATAAAACTCCTGTGTTTGCACTTCTGGTGGCTTCGACTGCTCTTTGGGAAGAAGCCGATAGTCGTGATGGTCCCAGGCTATATCTATCTGGCCTCTTACTTCATCGCTCAGGTGGTGTACTGGTATTTCGACAAGAAGGCGGGATCGGTTTCGAATGTCGGCTATTCGATCCACATTGCAGGTTTTGTGTTTGGCGCGGGCTTCGCGATCATGATGAAGCTCACAAAGTATGAAGAGGAACACATCAATCCGAAGATCGAAGCGATGGTTTCATTCTCAGCCGCGCCCGCCGTCACCCAGGCCCTGGAGGCGTTGGATAAGGGAGACGCGGTGTTGGCAGAGAGAAAGCTCAGGGCTCATCTTGGCAAGCAGCCAAACGACACGAATGCGCTGCTGACAGCGATACAGCTATATCAACAGACTTCGAACTTCGACCGGCTCAACGCTATGTACGCCCGCCTGATCCGCCAGCACCTGGTCAACAAGGACAAAGAGGCGGCGCTTTACGCCTACGACGGTTTGCTGTCAGCGTTCCCTGATGACAACGTCGCGCCTCGAATCCCGGCGCGCGACTGGCTGACGATCTGCGAGTACCTGAAAGAGTCGGACATGAACCGCGAGGCAGCAGTGGAGTATGAACGCCTTGTGAACGCCTGGCCTGATGATCCCCTCGTCTCGCAGGCTGCGGTTCAGGGAGGCGAAGTGGCTCTCTCTGTTGCCGACCCCGACCGTGCCATAGAGTTATTCAAAAAAGCAGAGGCGATGCAAGCGCTTGAGCCGTACGGCGCTCGCGCCCGCATGGGTATTGATAAGTGCAACCGGATATTGGAAGGACGTGGCAACTGGGCAAAGCACCCACCACGAGCGCCTGAAAAGCCTATCGAGAAGCTGTCCTTTTGA
- a CDS encoding TonB-dependent receptor gives MLTRISYTAALALAGLLLVLVVSATTTSADDLDNIVFEGVVRDTAGAVIPGAKIVAIQTATGVERVATTNGEGRFRIAVGAPGNYKLKVSATGFSEEESQPIAATTGRSFAIDFALHAAGVSEQITVAASSPALVDTNRTVVGDTITQRELEDLPILNRDPLQLVFLLGGVVEAPLSTTDLADEGRGVFLRGTPEEAGSFSLTGAPATSNNITIDGLDNNDDRSARERIGLSIESIAEVQIITNQYAAEYGRASGGRINIRTRAGANGYHGNGYLFFSDESLNANTYFRNARGLGRVAQQQRREGGVLSGPIRKQKDFFFASYERFDFPDFAEVNAFVPVAGNPLFPLPKPTQPPAAGSQVALFSEEIPTPESSNVGNLRADLNFSQVHNAAVRFDLLRGENGRGFPGGTRLPETILIEGRNSDSISVSDYLVFANKFVNQARFQYSRLLPRSTAGLDSATVVITSPRVTAGSFTGSNASPAFAREEKRTQIQDNISVILGAHLFKAGGDIQLVRSTFQDLFATAGEFTFDTVDDFLANNLSRFVQRFDTESRVSNNVVGVFMQDEWKIRSNLTLSLGMRWDNESVLEDRKNFSPRVAIAWDPFGGKLFRSFKKLAEPGKTVVRAGFGLFYNRALLRTIDDFSLGTSTIIVDSDVKPEVLSAVRFPQPINDQTLIDRFGIAETQFLRRVSPDLEIPYTLQTGLGIERQLAKRLVASVDYIFTRGAHLWRETNINAPVLPIGFRNFTQYLESRDFDNRPLQGGQRPISGSSADVVRFDGSANTSSTSGAIQVENGVRVLTLGLNAPRSSNITAALNALRSLRPDSSLTQVELLESTGNSFYHGGVFSLRSSLGRRATFRAVYTLSRFVDEGTTNTASPQDLFDRRAERALSLQDQRHRFTFSGLFQIPYIELDVAPILSFGSSKPFNIGAGFDRNLNDIENDRPNFIQEIGRPEWRRPGSGAADDVKSALALAPIGTTGDLPRNYGIGPGTRSINLRASRTFVVGDHVRVRATVDAFNVFNNTIFSFGSEFVDRDDADFLLPRRTQRPRTVLLGLKVSF, from the coding sequence ATGCTCACCAGGATTTCTTACACAGCCGCGCTGGCGCTCGCTGGGTTGTTACTTGTGCTCGTCGTATCGGCTACGACAACAAGCGCGGACGATCTCGACAATATCGTGTTCGAAGGCGTCGTACGGGACACCGCTGGCGCGGTGATTCCTGGAGCGAAGATCGTAGCGATCCAAACCGCGACCGGCGTCGAGCGTGTTGCGACGACTAACGGCGAAGGCCGCTTCCGAATCGCAGTCGGCGCGCCCGGCAACTACAAGCTCAAGGTGAGCGCAACCGGCTTCTCGGAGGAGGAGAGCCAACCGATCGCGGCCACGACGGGCCGGAGTTTCGCGATCGACTTTGCTCTGCACGCCGCTGGAGTGAGCGAGCAGATTACTGTTGCCGCTTCGAGCCCGGCGCTTGTCGACACCAATCGAACTGTTGTCGGCGACACAATAACTCAGCGTGAGCTCGAGGACCTGCCGATCCTCAATCGTGATCCGCTTCAGCTCGTCTTCCTGCTCGGAGGCGTCGTGGAAGCTCCCTTATCGACAACCGACCTGGCCGATGAAGGGCGAGGAGTCTTCTTGCGAGGCACGCCCGAAGAGGCGGGTTCATTCTCGCTTACCGGCGCGCCGGCGACGTCGAACAACATCACCATAGACGGGCTCGACAACAACGATGATCGCTCGGCGCGCGAGCGTATTGGTCTGAGCATCGAATCGATCGCCGAAGTCCAGATCATAACCAACCAGTACGCGGCGGAATACGGGCGCGCTTCGGGCGGCCGGATCAACATTCGAACACGAGCAGGGGCGAACGGCTATCACGGGAACGGCTACTTGTTTTTCTCTGACGAGTCGCTCAATGCCAATACTTATTTCCGCAACGCGCGAGGTCTTGGCCGGGTGGCTCAGCAGCAACGGCGGGAAGGCGGGGTGCTGTCTGGTCCGATTCGAAAGCAAAAGGATTTCTTCTTCGCCAGCTACGAGCGGTTTGATTTTCCAGACTTTGCGGAGGTCAATGCGTTCGTGCCCGTTGCCGGCAATCCTTTGTTTCCGCTGCCAAAGCCGACTCAGCCTCCGGCAGCAGGTAGTCAGGTCGCGCTGTTCTCCGAAGAAATTCCGACGCCTGAGAGCTCGAACGTCGGGAACCTCCGTGCGGACCTGAACTTCTCACAAGTGCATAACGCCGCCGTTCGGTTCGACCTGCTGCGCGGCGAAAACGGTCGCGGCTTTCCGGGCGGTACGCGGTTGCCCGAGACGATTCTGATCGAGGGCCGCAATTCGGATTCGATCAGCGTCTCGGATTACCTGGTCTTCGCCAACAAGTTTGTCAATCAGGCGAGGTTTCAGTATTCGAGACTCTTGCCTCGAAGCACGGCAGGCCTGGACTCCGCGACCGTGGTGATCACATCACCCAGAGTTACCGCGGGATCATTCACCGGCAGCAACGCTTCCCCCGCCTTCGCCAGGGAAGAGAAGCGAACGCAGATTCAGGACAACATCTCGGTCATACTCGGAGCACACCTGTTCAAAGCCGGGGGTGACATTCAGTTGGTGCGCTCGACGTTCCAAGATCTGTTCGCAACCGCCGGCGAGTTCACGTTCGATACAGTCGATGACTTCCTTGCGAACAACCTGAGCCGCTTCGTCCAGCGCTTCGACACCGAAAGCCGCGTGTCGAATAACGTGGTTGGCGTCTTCATGCAGGATGAGTGGAAGATCCGGTCGAATCTGACGCTGTCGCTCGGCATGCGTTGGGACAACGAGTCTGTTCTGGAGGATCGCAAGAACTTCAGCCCGCGCGTTGCGATCGCTTGGGACCCGTTCGGCGGCAAGCTCTTTCGCAGTTTTAAGAAGCTGGCCGAGCCCGGCAAGACTGTCGTCCGCGCGGGCTTCGGTCTGTTCTACAATCGCGCGCTGCTCCGCACGATCGATGACTTCTCTCTCGGGACATCGACAATTATCGTCGACTCCGACGTGAAGCCCGAGGTCCTATCGGCGGTGCGCTTCCCGCAACCGATCAACGATCAGACGCTGATCGACCGGTTCGGCATAGCCGAGACTCAATTCCTGCGGCGGGTCAGTCCGGATCTCGAGATTCCATACACCCTTCAGACGGGTCTCGGAATAGAGCGCCAACTTGCAAAGCGTCTGGTTGCGAGCGTGGACTACATCTTCACTCGCGGCGCTCACCTTTGGCGGGAGACCAATATCAACGCTCCGGTGTTGCCCATCGGGTTTCGGAATTTCACCCAGTACCTCGAGAGCCGGGATTTTGATAACCGCCCGCTGCAAGGCGGCCAAAGGCCCATATCAGGATCCAGCGCTGACGTTGTGCGCTTCGATGGCAGCGCGAATACTTCGTCGACTTCAGGAGCGATTCAAGTTGAAAACGGCGTGCGAGTGTTGACGCTCGGACTGAACGCACCACGCTCCTCCAACATCACGGCGGCGCTCAATGCGCTCCGTTCTTTGAGGCCGGACTCCTCGCTCACCCAAGTCGAGCTTCTGGAATCAACCGGCAACTCTTTTTATCACGGCGGCGTTTTCTCGTTGCGTTCCTCGCTTGGCCGCCGGGCGACCTTTCGGGCGGTGTACACGCTTTCGAGATTCGTCGACGAAGGAACTACGAACACCGCCTCACCACAGGACTTGTTTGACCGCCGAGCCGAACGGGCGCTGTCGCTTCAGGACCAGCGGCACAGATTCACGTTCAGCGGCCTGTTTCAAATTCCCTATATCGAGTTGGACGTTGCGCCGATATTGTCGTTTGGGTCCTCGAAGCCCTTTAACATCGGAGCCGGTTTTGATCGAAACTTGAATGACATCGAGAACGACCGTCCTAACTTTATCCAGGAGATTGGGCGGCCTGAATGGCGGCGGCCCGGGAGCGGTGCGGCGGATGACGTCAAGTCGGCGCTTGCGCTTGCGCCGATTGGCACGACCGGGGACCTGCCGCGCAACTACGGGATCGGACCGGGCACGCGCTCGATAAACCTGCGCGCGTCACGGACGTTTGTCGTTGGGGATCACGTCAGAGTGCGAGCCACTGTAGACGCGTTCAATGTTTTCAACAACACGATATTCAGCTTCGGTTCGGAGTTCGTCGATCGCGACGATGCAGATTTTCTGCTACCGCGACGGACCCAGCGCCCGCGCACCGTTTTGCTGGGTCTGAAGGTTTCATTTTGA
- a CDS encoding helix-turn-helix transcriptional regulator codes for MSKSKTVKKYTISVVAEEYGVHPQTLRLYEREGLIKPSRSAKGTRYYTEEDIERLELILNLTRDLGVNLAGVEIILNMREKMNRMQHEFENFLRYIRENIALELFSSDESAKSALVPRRRIELVVKNGGRVD; via the coding sequence ATGTCGAAGAGCAAGACCGTAAAGAAATATACGATAAGCGTAGTGGCTGAGGAGTATGGCGTCCACCCTCAAACGCTGCGGTTGTACGAACGCGAAGGTCTGATCAAACCATCGCGTTCGGCTAAAGGCACGCGCTACTACACTGAAGAAGATATCGAACGGCTCGAGCTAATACTCAATCTCACTCGCGATCTCGGAGTGAATCTCGCGGGGGTTGAGATCATTCTTAACATGCGCGAAAAGATGAATCGAATGCAACACGAGTTCGAGAATTTCCTCCGGTATATTCGCGAGAACATCGCGCTGGAGTTATTCAGCAGCGACGAGAGCGCCAAGAGCGCTCTGGTCCCGCGCCGGCGCATCGAGCTTGTCGTCAAGAACGGTGGCCGCGTCGATTGA
- the dnaJ gene encoding molecular chaperone DnaJ translates to MQGPDYYKLLGVPRSAKAEDIKKAYRKLARRHHPDVNPGNQASEDRFKQISEAFEVLSDPKKREIYDRYGYYSEHAAAGAGTAWGPVFDFSNFGAANFRDIFSEVFSNLRPQASPSRKQPSRGSDLEYPLALTFEQAMQGLTTRIEVDRSESCADCRGIGETASADAACSACNGTGQQARRIGGPSRCTQCAGTGKVAVVCAACKGQGIVARRETITVRIPAGVETSSRVRVPSKGHAGRSGGQSGDLYIVTNVSEHSYFKRQGDNIHCVVPLTVPEAALGAKIEVPTVDGKALLRIPPGTQSGQRFRLRERGAPSLRAGGSRGDQFVEVKITLPRVISEETKELLGRYARYNPENPRAEMGLE, encoded by the coding sequence ATGCAAGGTCCGGACTACTACAAGCTGCTGGGTGTACCGCGCAGTGCGAAAGCCGAGGACATAAAGAAGGCTTATCGCAAACTCGCGCGGCGTCATCATCCGGACGTCAACCCCGGAAACCAGGCTTCGGAGGATCGCTTCAAACAAATCTCCGAAGCCTTCGAGGTTTTGTCCGACCCCAAGAAGCGCGAGATATACGACCGCTACGGCTATTACTCGGAGCACGCGGCGGCCGGGGCCGGTACTGCCTGGGGACCGGTGTTTGACTTCTCCAACTTCGGAGCCGCGAATTTCCGTGACATATTCTCGGAGGTTTTCAGCAACCTCAGACCTCAAGCTTCGCCTTCGCGCAAACAGCCCTCACGCGGGAGCGACCTTGAGTACCCGCTTGCCTTGACCTTCGAGCAGGCGATGCAGGGCCTGACAACCAGGATTGAAGTGGATCGCAGCGAAAGCTGCGCCGACTGTCGAGGGATAGGCGAAACGGCTAGCGCTGACGCCGCATGCTCGGCCTGCAACGGAACCGGTCAGCAGGCGAGGCGAATCGGCGGACCTTCCAGATGCACTCAGTGCGCGGGTACCGGAAAGGTCGCTGTTGTGTGCGCCGCTTGCAAGGGCCAGGGGATCGTGGCCAGGCGCGAAACAATCACGGTTCGGATACCGGCCGGTGTCGAGACCAGTTCGCGGGTCAGGGTCCCGAGCAAGGGGCACGCGGGCAGGTCAGGCGGTCAGTCCGGCGACCTCTACATAGTCACCAACGTCAGTGAGCATTCGTACTTCAAACGTCAAGGGGACAATATCCATTGCGTCGTGCCGCTCACTGTGCCCGAGGCCGCGCTCGGCGCCAAAATAGAAGTGCCGACTGTGGACGGAAAGGCGCTGCTCAGGATTCCGCCGGGCACTCAGTCGGGGCAGCGGTTCCGATTGCGAGAGCGCGGCGCCCCAAGCCTGCGCGCCGGAGGCAGCCGCGGCGATCAGTTCGTAGAAGTGAAGATCACGCTCCCCAGAGTGATAAGTGAAGAGACAAAGGAGCTACTCGGGCGCTACGCGCGATACAATCCTGAGAATCCTCGCGCCGAGATGGGGCTCGAATGA
- the dnaK gene encoding molecular chaperone DnaK, producing the protein MGKIIGIDLGTTNSVVAVMEGGEPMVITNSEGARTTPSVVAFTKDGNRLVGQVAKRQAVTNPENTVYSIKRFMGRRFDEVNEEMKMVPYKVTRAGNDVRIQAGDKEWSPPEISAMILQKLKQAAEDYLGQKVTQAVITVPAYFNDSQRQATKDAGKIAGLEVMRIVNEPTAAALAYGLDKKKDETIAVFDFGGGTFDISILEVGEGVVEVKSTNGDTHLGGDNIDQRIIDWIIEEFRKDQGIDLSKDKMALQRLKESAEKAKIELSSTMETEINLPFITADQSGPKHLVMKLTRAKFEQLVEEILQRTIGPCRAALEDAGLKTDKIDEVVLVGGSTRIPKVQQMVKEFFGREPHKGVNPDEVVAVGAAIQAGVLGGEVKDLLLLDVTPLSLGIETLGGVFTKLIERNTTIPTRKSEIFSTASDSQTSVEVHVLQGERSIAGQNRTLGKFHLVGIPPAPRGVPQIEVTFDIDANGIVNVSAKDLGTGREQKITITSSSGLAKDEIDRMMNDAESHAEEDRLARERIEAHNKLDGMIYSTEKTLSEHRDKVDASTASEIESEVAEAKSKLDSSDAAEINAAYDRLVKSSHKLAEIMYQQASSQAGGQTGGAGASGAAAGSGGSGEDNVIDADFVDVDDKK; encoded by the coding sequence ATGGGCAAGATTATAGGTATTGACCTTGGTACCACCAACTCGGTTGTCGCGGTGATGGAGGGGGGCGAGCCGATGGTTATTACCAATTCCGAAGGCGCGCGGACCACGCCTTCTGTCGTAGCGTTCACCAAGGACGGCAATCGTTTAGTCGGACAGGTGGCCAAGCGGCAGGCGGTCACCAACCCGGAAAACACCGTTTACTCGATCAAGCGTTTTATGGGGCGTCGCTTTGATGAAGTGAATGAAGAAATGAAGATGGTGCCTTACAAGGTCACCAGAGCCGGAAACGATGTCAGGATCCAAGCCGGTGATAAAGAGTGGTCTCCGCCGGAGATCTCGGCAATGATCCTTCAGAAGCTCAAGCAAGCCGCGGAGGATTATCTTGGACAGAAAGTGACTCAAGCGGTCATTACCGTCCCGGCGTATTTCAACGATTCCCAGCGCCAGGCCACCAAGGATGCGGGCAAGATCGCGGGCCTCGAAGTCATGCGTATTGTCAACGAGCCGACCGCCGCCGCGCTTGCTTACGGGCTGGACAAAAAGAAAGACGAGACAATCGCAGTATTCGACTTCGGCGGCGGAACGTTCGACATCTCGATTCTTGAAGTGGGGGAAGGTGTAGTAGAGGTCAAGTCCACTAATGGAGACACTCACCTGGGCGGCGACAATATCGACCAGCGCATCATCGACTGGATCATCGAAGAGTTCCGTAAAGATCAGGGCATCGATCTCTCGAAGGACAAGATGGCTTTGCAGCGGCTGAAAGAGTCGGCAGAGAAAGCGAAGATCGAGCTTTCTTCGACGATGGAGACGGAGATCAATCTTCCTTTTATTACCGCCGACCAGTCAGGGCCCAAGCACCTGGTCATGAAACTGACGCGCGCGAAGTTCGAACAGCTCGTTGAAGAGATTTTGCAGAGGACAATTGGCCCGTGCCGCGCGGCGCTCGAAGACGCCGGATTAAAAACCGACAAGATCGACGAGGTGGTGCTGGTCGGCGGATCGACTCGGATACCGAAGGTCCAGCAGATGGTAAAGGAGTTTTTCGGACGCGAACCTCACAAGGGTGTGAACCCGGACGAAGTTGTCGCCGTCGGCGCGGCGATTCAAGCTGGTGTGCTTGGTGGCGAAGTGAAGGACTTGCTTCTGCTCGACGTCACGCCGCTGAGTCTCGGTATCGAAACGCTCGGCGGTGTGTTTACGAAATTGATCGAGCGAAATACCACGATTCCGACACGCAAGTCGGAGATTTTCTCGACCGCTTCTGACAGTCAGACTTCCGTGGAAGTCCATGTACTTCAGGGCGAGCGCTCGATCGCAGGGCAGAACCGCACTCTCGGGAAGTTTCATCTGGTAGGCATCCCGCCTGCGCCGCGAGGTGTTCCGCAAATCGAAGTGACCTTTGATATTGATGCCAACGGCATCGTCAATGTCTCGGCCAAAGACCTCGGCACCGGCCGCGAGCAGAAGATCACCATTACATCCTCGTCAGGCCTGGCCAAGGATGAGATCGACCGGATGATGAACGATGCAGAGTCGCACGCCGAAGAAGACCGCCTGGCTCGCGAGCGCATTGAAGCGCATAACAAGCTGGACGGAATGATCTACTCGACCGAGAAAACTTTGTCAGAGCATCGCGACAAGGTTGATGCTTCGACCGCGAGCGAAATTGAATCCGAGGTAGCCGAGGCAAAAAGCAAGCTCGATTCGAGTGATGCGGCTGAGATCAACGCGGCATACGACCGGCTGGTCAAGTCCTCGCACAAGCTTGCCGAGATCATGTATCAGCAAGCCTCCTCTCAGGCGGGCGGCCAAACCGGCGGCGCCGGTGCTTCAGGCGCGGCTGCTGGAAGCGGCGGGAGCGGCGAGGATAACGTGATCGACGCCGACTTCGTCGACGTTGATGATAAGAAGTGA
- a CDS encoding CDP-alcohol phosphatidyltransferase family protein, which yields MATNQTQAAVAKPNRSEVGRAGVWTIPNILTTFRMVLTVPFLYFVQQGSFGKALLVFFGASVTDFVDGFIARRFKQQSRLGRFLDPIADKLLTTTGFVVMAIPHAGFPSIPIWLAVAVVGRDVIIVLGSLVVYLLTKFKDFKPTLLGKINTLVELGLIVWFLVFHTTGRLIFLLPFLYAIVIASLIVSGGEYVVKGISILRREPQKVSSETTA from the coding sequence ATGGCAACAAATCAAACTCAGGCGGCCGTCGCGAAGCCGAATCGATCCGAGGTTGGGCGAGCCGGAGTCTGGACGATTCCGAATATCCTCACGACTTTTCGTATGGTGCTTACCGTCCCCTTCCTTTATTTCGTCCAGCAAGGAAGCTTTGGAAAAGCGCTTCTAGTGTTCTTCGGGGCGAGCGTCACTGATTTCGTCGACGGCTTCATCGCGCGCAGATTCAAGCAGCAATCACGTCTCGGCCGGTTCCTCGACCCCATCGCCGACAAACTATTGACGACCACCGGTTTTGTGGTGATGGCAATTCCGCACGCGGGATTCCCGTCGATTCCAATCTGGCTTGCTGTCGCCGTGGTCGGTAGAGATGTGATCATAGTGTTGGGTTCGCTGGTTGTGTATTTGCTGACGAAGTTCAAAGATTTCAAGCCAACCCTCCTAGGCAAAATCAACACGCTGGTAGAGCTGGGGCTAATCGTCTGGTTTCTTGTTTTTCACACCACAGGACGGCTGATCTTTCTGTTGCCATTTCTCTACGCGATCGTGATCGCGTCCCTCATAGTCTCTGGCGGCGAATACGTGGTTAAGGGAATAAGCATTCTGCGACGCGAGCCGCAGAAGGTCTCGAGCGAGACGACCGCATAG
- a CDS encoding lytic transglycosylase domain-containing protein, translated as MKVLYRISALALIVTSVLTLHGRVGAPVVAATAEAEQKALGDLTSGNLLIDKMIADAGAMYDVDPKLIYYVMRQESQFKPSARSNKDAQGLMQIISATAERFKVENRYDPRQNIEGGVRYLKWLLKRFDGDVMLALAGYNAGEGTVEKCGNKVPDYKETKNYVQKITTAYGKTYHPVPPREQTRLELGPILTSTG; from the coding sequence TTGAAAGTTCTTTATAGAATCAGCGCGCTAGCGCTGATCGTAACCTCGGTGCTTACTCTTCACGGCCGTGTCGGTGCGCCTGTTGTGGCGGCTACCGCGGAGGCTGAGCAGAAAGCTCTAGGAGACCTTACAAGCGGCAACCTCCTAATTGACAAGATGATTGCGGACGCGGGAGCCATGTACGACGTCGATCCAAAGCTGATTTATTACGTCATGCGACAGGAGTCCCAATTCAAGCCCAGTGCTCGGTCAAACAAGGATGCGCAGGGATTGATGCAGATCATCTCCGCCACCGCCGAGCGATTCAAGGTCGAGAATCGTTATGACCCGCGGCAGAATATCGAAGGCGGTGTGCGGTACCTGAAATGGCTGCTCAAGAGATTCGACGGTGATGTTATGCTGGCACTTGCGGGGTACAACGCGGGCGAGGGAACCGTCGAAAAGTGCGGTAACAAGGTCCCAGATTACAAGGAGACGAAAAACTACGTTCAAAAAATCACCACTGCCTATGGCAAGACCTACCATCCGGTGCCCCCGCGCGAACAGACACGCCTCGAATTGGGCCCAATACTGACGTCAACCGGGTAA
- a CDS encoding ATP-binding protein produces the protein MRKGEANSDLVTGRLEDSSPRDWNDGGVGCDSSGFDNYVEDRSERVHLDDLLPFLEERVAFKMPSELRHLDGVLDYLNERMLRLGIVTPGDLEVLIALDEAIVNAIKHGNKSDCRKAVHIVAEFSVEGVRFTVADEGTGFELEKVPDPTEPCRLLEPNGRGLLLIRHIMDEVCFNQSGNRLEMFKRTSNKSHPQNQPSNGQKKAE, from the coding sequence ATGCGCAAAGGCGAAGCCAACTCCGACCTAGTCACAGGGCGCTTGGAGGATTCGTCACCGCGCGACTGGAACGACGGTGGCGTTGGCTGCGACTCCTCCGGGTTCGACAATTACGTCGAGGACCGATCTGAGCGAGTGCATCTGGACGATCTACTACCCTTTCTCGAAGAGCGTGTAGCTTTCAAAATGCCGAGCGAGCTCAGGCATCTGGATGGCGTGTTGGACTATCTGAACGAACGAATGCTAAGGCTGGGAATTGTTACACCGGGCGACTTGGAAGTGCTCATCGCTTTAGACGAAGCTATCGTGAACGCCATCAAGCACGGCAATAAGAGCGATTGCCGCAAGGCCGTTCACATAGTCGCCGAGTTCAGCGTCGAAGGCGTCCGATTTACCGTAGCCGACGAAGGCACGGGATTCGAGTTGGAAAAGGTGCCTGACCCTACCGAGCCTTGCCGGTTGCTTGAACCAAACGGACGCGGGCTTCTTCTTATCCGCCACATCATGGATGAGGTCTGTTTCAATCAAAGCGGGAACCGTTTGGAGATGTTTAAACGCACGAGCAACAAATCTCACCCCCAAAACCAGCCTTCCAACGGACAAAAGAAAGCCGAGTGA
- a CDS encoding prepilin-type N-terminal cleavage/methylation domain-containing protein → MFRPKLITGSGTRQAQRGFSVIEMVVVLLIIAIAAAFVVPQIVSYMRMYRLGVGGRNVATALQRARYLATSNNTLAGVFVAELQRVDIEQYDPEGKAEPQNKGTVQLPGGVTVSPDAPKQIAFDGRGVITPMPKESPTIRLNGSDGYYLYVTVSPTGQVTVSEAKRDDRT, encoded by the coding sequence ATGTTTCGACCAAAGCTCATAACCGGTTCAGGGACAAGGCAAGCCCAGCGCGGCTTTTCTGTGATCGAGATGGTGGTAGTTCTCCTGATCATCGCAATCGCCGCCGCGTTTGTCGTGCCTCAAATCGTCTCTTATATGCGAATGTACCGGCTGGGTGTCGGCGGCCGAAATGTAGCCACCGCGTTGCAGCGCGCGAGGTATTTGGCTACTTCAAACAACACCCTGGCTGGGGTATTCGTCGCCGAGTTGCAGCGCGTCGACATCGAGCAGTACGACCCCGAAGGGAAAGCAGAGCCGCAGAACAAGGGCACCGTGCAGTTGCCAGGCGGCGTCACCGTTTCCCCGGATGCTCCCAAACAGATCGCTTTCGATGGCCGGGGTGTCATCACGCCGATGCCGAAAGAGAGCCCGACGATTCGCCTGAATGGATCGGACGGCTACTACTTGTACGTGACCGTGTCACCGACCGGTCAGGTAACCGTTTCGGAAGCGAAGCGAGACGATCGCACCTAA